Sequence from the Geothermobacter hydrogeniphilus genome:
GATCTTGTCTCCCTGCGGATGGTTCGGCAAAGACCCGGGATCAACCAGCAGCGGAACCACCCCCAGGGTCTTGACCTTGCTCTGGTATTCCTTTTTCGGCAGCAGGTAGCTCCCCCCGGAACAACCGGTCAACAGCAGAATCAGCAGCAGGGCAAATACGCGAACCATAGTCATCTCCTCTTTTCGGCATCGACAGATGAAGAAAGGAACAGCCGAAAGCGATTATAACGGAATTTTCCTGGAGAGGAAATCAGTGGTTCCCCCTCGATGCGACCAGCGGAATCCGATGTTCTCCTCCCCTCTTGACAGCACAGCAATCCTGCAGGATGCTAACGAACTGCGGAATGGGCACGATGCTATTCTGTAAACGGGCCATTGCCCGAATTCATTGAAATCTGTTATTGGAAGGAGAGCCCCATGAACATCCTGTCCCGTCCCCTGCTGATCTGTTTCTTCTGCCTGACCCTGCCCCTGACCGCCTCCGCCGCCACCCTGCAGCCGCTCGGCATCAAAGACGCCGCCACCCTGGCAAGCGGCACGGGTGAGTTGCGTTTCGGCATTGCCTACCTGTCCGACAGCTACCTGCTGTTTCAGCGGCAGGGCAGCGACCGTACTCAGGTTTCGGTTCCGGAACTGGACCTGACCCTGGGTCTCGGCAAGCGGATCGAGGTCGAGGCGATCTACGAACTGCTGCTGCTCGACGAAACCGGCCGGGACTCGGATATCGGCAGCGGGGATCTGCGGCTGGCGACCAAGATCAACCTGATCCAGGAAGACCTGCAGCTGCCGGCCATCAGCCTGCGCGTCGCCACCAAGCTTCCCAACGCCAGCCGAACAGACGGTTTCGGCACCGACGAGGCCGACAATTTCATCGACCTGCTGGTATCACGCACCTTTCCGACATTCAGTCTGCACACCAACCTCGGGCTGGCGATTCTCGGCGACCCGAACGACAGGCAGGATGACAAGCTGCATTACGCCTTTGCCGTCAGCTACCCGTTACCGGCCCACAACCTCAACCTGCTGGCCGGCATCGAAGGCTACGACTTCGGTCCCGACAACCTCAACGACCGCGGCACCCTGACCGCCGGAGCGCAGATCCGGCTCGGCGGCTCCACCATCGATCTCGGCGCCTCGGTCGGATACCGCAGCCGCAGTGAAGACTGGGGCCTGCGGGCCGGACTCACCACCCCGTTCGACCTTCCCGAGGGATGGTAACCGGGTCACATCTTCGGGAACAGCGGGGAATACTCCTGACGTCAAAGAAAGACGCCCCCCAGCGAAGCAACTCCGCCGGCGGAGCCGATTTCAGTTCCGCCGGCA
This genomic interval carries:
- a CDS encoding transporter, which gives rise to MNILSRPLLICFFCLTLPLTASAATLQPLGIKDAATLASGTGELRFGIAYLSDSYLLFQRQGSDRTQVSVPELDLTLGLGKRIEVEAIYELLLLDETGRDSDIGSGDLRLATKINLIQEDLQLPAISLRVATKLPNASRTDGFGTDEADNFIDLLVSRTFPTFSLHTNLGLAILGDPNDRQDDKLHYAFAVSYPLPAHNLNLLAGIEGYDFGPDNLNDRGTLTAGAQIRLGGSTIDLGASVGYRSRSEDWGLRAGLTTPFDLPEGW